A genomic stretch from Maniola hyperantus chromosome 22, iAphHyp1.2, whole genome shotgun sequence includes:
- the LOC117992773 gene encoding uncharacterized protein: protein MAGVVAVIGVSVLGVFCILSVMQLAMISSKERVGLKYTHNVMTKLALALLATLLSIAAAGLFAVQGDDKGFYLVRGEAFYVQIVCIVINSALFIMSLYDTLFSRRVGGDPTNPLGEPESGTTINNPGFKEGRGISMTDASGKPYSTNGHGSVASMNTTATTLTGLSGLSSDASTITRSPLRSSLKKPRPKEGEPGGMGIQNPGYSGHSPPLGRNGSQKKVRIQTHSTEV, encoded by the exons ATGGCGGGCGTGGTTGCGGTGATCGGCGTGTCCGTGCTCGGCGTGTTCTGCATACTGTCGGTGATGCAGCTGGCCATGATCTCCTCGAAGGAGCGCGTCGGCCTCAAGTACACGCACAACGTCATGACGAAACTTGCCCTGGCGCTGTTGGCGA CGTTGCTGTCGATAGCCGCGGCCGGTTTATTTGCAGTGCAAGGCGATGACAAGGGATTCTACCTTGTTAGAGGAGAAGCTTTCTACGTACAG ATAGTATGCATAGTGATAAACTCGGCGTTGTTCATAATGTCTCTATACGACACTCTGTTCTCGCGCCGGGTGGGGGGCGACCCCACCAATCCCTTGGGAGAGCCAGAAAGTGGCACCACTATCAATAACCCTGGATTCAAAGAAGGCAGAG GCATATCAATGACAGACGCATCAGGCAAGCCCTACAGTACAAATGGCCACGGGAGTGTGGCATCCATGAACACAACGGCCACAACATTAACTGGACTATCCGGATTATCATCTGATGCCAGCACCATAACCCGGTCTCCACTCCGATCCTCACTGAAGAAACCCAGACCAAAGGAAGGGGAGCCCGGTGGGATGGGGATACAGAACCCTGGTTACTCGGGCCACTCACCACCTTTAGGCAGAAACGGTAGCCAGAAAAAGGTACGGATACAAACGCATAGTACGGAAGTCTGA